The DNA segment ACCCTGGGGTACAGCAACCCTACGGTCCAGGAGGAGATTGCGACGCGGATAAAAACGGCCATGGAAAGCAATTTCGGCGCGCCGATCTACCGCGACGAGAACCTGGCCATCTACCGGATGGCGAAGAAAGAGAAGAACAGCCTGGGAAAATGAAGCGGGAGTGATGCAAGGTGAAGGTGCTGCTGGTGAATCCATCGCTTGACCCGCGGGAGTACAAGAATCCCGTGGCGCAGGCCCTCTTTACAAACGCGATGCCTCTGGGCATCTGCTACCTGGGGGCTGTCCTCGAGAGGGAGCGCATCGACGTGGTGCTCCTTGACGCGGCGGCGGAGCGCCTCTCCCACGAGGAGGTCCTCGAATTCGTGAGGAAGCATGGCATCGACGTCGTGGGGATCACCTCGACGACGAACGGGTTTTTCCGCGCCGTGGGGCTTGCGAGGGTCCTCAAGGAGTACGGGGGGGCGTCGTTCCCCGTGATGCTCGGGGGGCCCCATGTGACGGACATGCCGCACCACGCGATGTCCTTCGAGTGCTTTGACTACGGCGTGATGGGCGAGGGCGAGGAGACTATCGTGGAGCTGCTTTCGGTCATCGCCGGGAAGCGTGCCGCCGCCGAGACGGAGGGGATTATTTATCATGAAGAGGATAAGGTGGTTTTCACACCCAAGCGCCCCCTGATTCAGGATCTTGATACGATACCATTTCCCGCGCGGCACCTGCTGAAGAACCTGGACGTGTACCATTCGCTGCTGGTGGATGTGAAGTATCTCCCCAAGATGAGCATCGTGGCCAACAGGGGGTGCCCTTTCCGGTGCATTTTCTGCAGCACTGCATCGATGGGGAAGAAGTACCGGATGCCGAGCCCCGAGCGCTACCTCGAGGAGATTGATCTCCTCAAGGAGCAGTATGGCGTGCGGGAGATATTTTTCGTGGGGAGCACCTTCACGGCGAGCCGCGAGCACACGGACCACTTCTGCGACATGCTGCTTTCGAGGGGGACCAATGTGGCCTGGACGGCGTCCACGCGCGTGGACGTCGTGGATAAAGAGCTTCTCGTGAAGATGAAGAAGGCAGGGTGCTGGATGGTGCGCCTCGGCATCGAGAGCGGCAACGACGAGGTGATCCGGTTTATAAGGAAGGCGATCACAAGGGAGCGCGTCCGCGAGGTGGCAAAGATGTGCGACGAGATAGGGATGCACGCGAAGGGGTTTTTCATGCTGGGCCATCTCCCCGATACCAAGGAGACTATTGACGATACGATTGCGTTCGCCCTCTCCCTTCCCCTCACGGAGGTGACGGTGCAGCTCAACACGCCTCTCCCCGGCACGCCGCAGTATGACCTGGCGCCTCTTTATGGGAGCTTCAAGGCCGGGGAGTTCTCGGAGTTTAATTTTTTTGAGCCGGTCTTCGTGCCGAAGGGCCTCACGAAGGAGTATCTCGTGAGGAAGCAGCGCGAGCTTTACCGGCGCTTTTACCTGAAGCCGGGGACCATAAGGAAGCACCTGGACAAGCTCAGGAGCCCTTACGCGAGGAAGAGCTACATGCAGGCCCTGGGGCTTTTCATCCATCTCACGCTCACGAACAGGGCCTCTTCGTGAGGGCTTTCCGGTGAGTGCGCCTGCGCGGTAAGGCGGAGGAAGGGATCTTCGGCGGGCTTTCGTGGGAGATTTCGCGGCGAGAACTTCGCGGTGAGGATTCCATGGTAAGGGAATCTTCGCAGGGAAAGGGAGTGCAGGGCATGGAGGAGAGGGAACACCCGGCGACAGGCATCGGGGGCCGGATCAAAAAGGACCTGGTGGTGAGGGAGCAGCTCGCCTATGAGAGGACTGTGCTTGCCAACGAGAGGACGCTCCTCGCGTATCTGAGGACCGCCCTGGCTTTTTTTGCGGCGGGGGTCACCTTTCTCCATTTTTTTCCCGGCGCCGTCATGGGGATGATAGGGTGGGGCTTTGTCGGGGCGGGGCTCGGCCTTTTCATCACGGCCCCCCTGAGATACCGCGCGGTAGGAAAGATAATGAAGAGCCATTGCGCGGGGATGGCAAGGCCAGAGCCAGGGGAGGAGCGCTGAGGCGCGGTTTCCTTGAAGGGGAAGGCTAGAGCCCAAGGAAGATGCCTTTGTCCTCAAGAGCGGTTTCGAGAGTGATTTCCTCTGTATGCATTGAGATAAGCTCCTATCTGATGCCGAGCATTTTTTTCCACCAGGGGCGCCGGATGTCGGCGAGGGCCAGCTCCCAGTGGATGCGGTAGTCTTCCTTCGCCCGGTTCTCTTCGGCGAGCTTCGCCGAAAGGGAGGCCACGGCGTCGTCCTTCTGCTGGATGGCTATCTGCACGTTGTTGAGCACGCTTTTCGCCCGTATGATCAGCTCTTTTTTCTGGGCGATCTCCCTGCTCATGGAAAGAAACCTGTCGGCGACCTCTTCTGCCGGCGCCGGCAGAAGCTTGAGCTTCCGCTCCTGCTCCTCGAACTTGTAGCGGTACATCATGAGGCCTGCCTGCAGCCGTTCACGCTCCCGGTCCCATTCGTCGCGCTTTTTTTCATAGTGCTCCAGGGGAATGGAGGGATTCACCAGGTCGCCGCCCGGTGACGGGGCCCCCTCGCAGGGGCTCATGGGGCGCGCCGTCCTCGGCGCTTCTGATTCGTCCAGAGAGCCCTGTTCTTCCCGGGTGCACGGATCGTCTTCGTCGCAGGGGGGCATGAGGTCGCATGCCAGGATCTTTTCAAGCGCATCCCTGTGGATAAGCCATTTTCCCCTCCCTGTCCCGTTCGCTTTCTTCACCTGGTCAAGGCGCTTTCTCTTGACCATAAGGCCGATTGCATTTTCGCTTTTCCCCGTGAGCCGGCTCGCTTCCTGAATGGTCACCCAGGGACCCTGTGATTGCCCGTTATCTCTCATCTGAATGGCACCTCCGTCTCGGCGGACCTTTTAAAAAAAATAGAAACACGCGCTAGATGTGGTATCCAGCCGTGTTCCCGCATAGTAGGTATTCAGTGGATCTGGAAAAGATCCTGCTTTCCGGGGAGAGATCTTTGGCAGGAGAAAATATTTTCTCCTGCCTCAGGTCCGGGCAAGGTGCTCTCCAAGCTGCGAGAGGAGCCCGTTGGCCTTTCTGAGGCGCTCGCAGAGGGTGCTCATCAGGTTGATGGAGAACTGCGGAAACTTTTTGATGAGCCTGCGAAAATTCTGCTTGTTGATGCTGATGAGGAGGCCTTCCTTGAGCATCACGGCCCGCGCCGAGCGCGGCCGGTCGTCAAGAAGGGACATCTCCCCGAAGAAATTGTTCTTTTTGAGCTCGACGTGGATGACTCTTCCAAAGGACGGTGAGTCCGTCGAGATCGCCACGGAGCCGGTGATGACGATGAACATCTCGCCTCCTGCGGAGCCTTCCTCGAAGAGGGTGAAGCCGCGGGGATAGTGCTTCATTTCGATGAGGGCGCAGAGCTCTTTCAGCTCGCGCTCTGAGAAGCCGCAGAAGATGTCGGTCTCTTTCAGCAGGGATATCTTCTCCTCGAGGGCGAGATGGGCTACTCCCACCGGGGAAGTGGTGGGGGTTTCAGCACGTCCTTTCTTCTGGGGCTTTGGGGTGGGCGAGGGACCTGACTTTTTCATGGTGTGGCGCTCCATTTTCGTAAGTATGTTCCACCTTGCGGCTTTGCAGCCTTATGCGGGGTGAGGCCACAGGGAGCGGCGCGGAAGGTGTCAGGCAAGATGCGCATGGCTTGTGTGTATGGTGCGGGGATCGCTTCCCGGCCTTTCACCAATTTTACCAGAGGGGGAGCGTTCTGGCAATGGGTTTTGGAAAATTTTCTGCAGAGAGGGGGTATTTTGCCCGTGTGGCGGGCTTTTCCAGGGGTCAGTGAAGAGGTGCGAGCTCTCCTGGAAAAATCAGCCCACGAGGTGGGGTTTTTTATGGGGTTCTCACCCACCTGGTGGGAATTTTTAAGGAAAGCTTTAAAGCCCCACCTTTATTGATTTCAAGTGGTTCTGTTATTGCAGAATCTCTTTGCTAAAAGAGTATTAGACGACAGAAGCCTGGTTTTGTGCTCAAATCAGGATTTGTTTCCTTTCCCTTGTATGTCGTTGTAACTTGTGTTACAATATTGTGGTAACAGAGGTTACAGCAACAAGAGGAAAGGCCTGATACAATGAACATCGAAGCTCATCTTGAATCCCTGAGAGAAGCATTCTCAACGATAGATCTCTGCGTTGATAAAGGAGCAGAAAACCACCAGCGCGCTATAGGCTTTCTCACCTCCCTCGGCGCGGCGGAAATGCTTGAACTTTACCTCCATAAGAGCAGGCTCCTCCATGTGAGCGCGCGCGTTCACCATGAATGGCTGAAGTCAAAAAAGCGGCTCGCTGAAAAGATCCCGCAGGATTTTCCCCGGAAGGCGGAGATTCTTGAGCTCGTCTATAACATTGAGAAGAACCGCAATGATTTCTGCTATGGCAAGAAAGTGGAGGCTTCGCGCCTGAGAGATCAGCTTGAGCAGTTCAACGCCCTTAAGGAGCTTTTCAGGGAGGTGGGGCTTGATGAGATATAGCAGCGCAGTTCCCTATGCCATGGATTTTGTGTCCTTTGTGCTTGAGCACCTGGAGCCGGAGCGCATCGAGGCCATAAGAGCGGTGATTCTTTTCGGATCGGGCGCGAGAGGGGAGCTCAGGAAAAAGAGCGATATTGATATCTTTTTTGAGGCCTCCGGCGAGCTGTCTGCCCTGGAGAGTGAGATTGAGCGGTATGCCGAGGACTTCTATGCATCGGTAAAATACCGCGATTACTGGAAGCTCAAAGGCTCTACTCAACACTTCAGCTGCCATGTGGGAAACGCCGATGTCTGGAAAAGCCTCTACCCTGCCCTTGTGGCTGACGGCATCGTGCTCTATGGCAAGTATGCCTCTTCCGATGCGCAGGGGAAGACCGGGGTGCTTTTCTTCTGGGACACTGCGCCCACCTATAACAAGCGCATCAATCTATTCAGGACTCTTTACGGCTATAGGGCCCGTGGGAAAACCTATCCCGGCCTGCTCGGGAAGGCGGGAGGCGAGAAGCTCACCAGAGGGTGTATTCTCGTCCCCCTGGAGTCGCACAAGATCATCGACGAGTTTTTCAAGAAGCTTGGCGTGGCGGCAAAGAAGCTCTTTGCCGCTTTCTATTGAGCATCCCGGTATTCATTTTCCACATCAGTCAGGCTTAGATATTGAGAGACGGCAAGATTCTGTCTGTCTTGATGACCGCCGGGTTGAAAAAGTTAAACAGAGGGGCCCGGAAGGGGGAAGGAAAGAGGAGGGCGCCACAGAAACAAGGGATATGGGACATCGCGCGGCGCGAACAGAGAGAGAGGTGCTGTTCCTCGTCACCTCGTGCTTTTTTTTCTCGGGGATGTGCGGCCTCATCTACCAGGTCCTCTGGACACGGACGCTCTCCCTCATCTTCGGCCACACGACCTTTGCGGTGAGCACGGTCATCACGGCTTTCCTGGGGGGGCTCGCCCTGGGGAGCGCCCTTATAGGGAGGTGGGCCGACAGGGAGGAGGTGCTGAGAAAGGCAGTGGGAAGGGGGAGCGCCTCGCCGGCGCTGGCGGCTTACGGGGCCATCGAGGTCCTGGTGGGAGTCTACTGCCTCTTCACGCCGTTGCTTTTCAAGGGCGTGGAGGCCGTTTACCTGAAGTACGCCGGCCTTCCCTTCTTTGCCCTCAGCATGCTCCGTTTTGGCCTGTGCCTCGTGGTGCTCCTCTTTCCCACGTGCCTGATGGGGGGGACTCTTCCGCTGCTCGCGCGGTTTTTCATCAGGAGAGAGGGGGAAGTGGGGAAGGGGCTGGGCTTTCTTTATTTCATCAACACGGCGGGAGCGGTGGCGGGGACGGTGGCGGCGGGGTTTTTCCTGATTCCTGCAGTGGGTACGACGGCCACGCTCATGGCGGCGGCGACGGTGAATATCGGGATCGGGGCCTTCGTGACGGTGAGCGGAAGAAGGGGTATCGGGTCTTCGGGCGAGGACGGGGTGCGTGGCGGCGTGGCGGCGGCGCCAGGGAGCCTCGATGAGGCGGGAGGGGAAGCCCTTCCCGGAGAGGGCGGGGAGCCCCGAGGTGCGTGGCGGTCGTGGCTTTTCATAGGAGTCTTCGCGGCGGCGGGGTTCGCGTCGATGGTCTATGAGGTGGCCTGGACCAGGGCCATCTCGCTTGCCATAGGGAGCACCACCTATGCCTTCTCGACGATGCTCGCCACTTTTCTCTCGGGCATCGCCCTGGGGAGCCTCATCTTCAGCAGGCTTGCCGCCCGTCGGGCCTTCAGCTTCAGATCTTTCGGGTGGACAGAGGCCGCCATCGGCGTGGCGAGCGCCGTCACCATCCCTCTCCTTGGCGCCCTCCCCCTCCTGTTTTTAAAGGTATTTCCCCTGGTGGAGCGTTCATATGCGCTTCTGTGCGCCGCCGACTTCATGCTCTGCTTTTTCGTGATGATCGTCCCCACGACCCTCATGGGGATCGCCTTTCCGCTGGCGGGGAAGCTCACGACGAGGCACCTCTCGTCGCTCGGGAGGAGCATCGGCACCATCTATGCCATCAACACCCTGGGGTGCATCATAGGGGCCTTCTGCGCCGGGTTCCTTCTTATTCCCGGGGCGGGGATACAGAAGAGCCTTGTGACGGCCGTGCTTATCAACGTCGTGGGGGGGCTCGCGGTGCTCTGGGCCTACGAGAAGAGGACGATGCTGAGGGTGGCGGCCTGCATCGCGGCGCTTGCCGCCTTTCCGGCGGCAGCGCTCATCCCCCCCTGGAACGAGGCGGTGATGAGCAGCGCCCCTTCAGTCTATGCGCGCTTCTACGGGCAGGGAAAAGTTGATTTCAACACATGCGAGAGGCAGTATGTGGTCTTTCAGCGCGACGGCATCAGCTCCACCGTGTCGGTATACAAGATTGACCGGCAGCTTTTCCTGCGCGTCAACGGGAAGACCGACGCGAGCACGAGGGGCGACATGGCGACGCAGGTGCTCCTCGGCTACCTTCCCGCCTTTTACCACCGCGCCCCGGAGCGCGCCTTCGTGATCGGCCTGGGGAGCGGCATGACCATGCGGGCCCTCCTGGACATCCCCTCGGTAAAGGAAGTGACCTGCGCCGAGATAGAGCCTGCCGTCATCGAGGCCCATCGCTATTTCGCCCCTTACGTGAGGCATCCCCTCGAGGACCCCCGGAGCGCCGTGGTGGTCGCCGACGGGAGAAACAGCCTCATGGCGTCAGAAAGAGAGTATGATGTTATCGTGTCGGAGCCTTCGAATCCATGGATTGCCGGCGTGGCGAACCTTTTTTCGAAGGACTTCTTCGAGGTGTGCCGGCGGAAGCTCACCGCCGACGGGGTGCTCTGCGCGTGGATCCACGCCTATTACATGGACCCTGCCGATTTCAGGATGATCGTCGCGACGCTCGGGTCGGTCTTTCCCCACACGGCGGTGTGGCGGGGCACCAGGAGCGATTTTCTCCTCATCGCGGGGAAGCAGCCTCTTGTCTTTGATTATGACGGCTACGCCGCCCTTTTCGCCTCGTCGGAGGCCTTCAGGGCCTCTCTCGGCGGCATCGGCATCAAGAGCCCCGATGCCCTCCTCGCCCACTTCGTGCTGGGGGGCGGGGAGCTCAGCGAGGCCTACCGGGCGGCAAGGATAAATTGCGATGAGTATCCCTTTCTTGAGTTCTCGGCGCCGAAGAGCCTTTACATGGAAACCGTGGATCAGAATGTGGGCGATCTCTATGCCCAGAAGGAAGAGCTCCTCCCTGCCATGCGGGGAGGCCCGGCCCAGGGCGGGCTCTCAGCCTATTTCTACGAGAAGTTCAACGAGATGACGGCGGACTCCGTCCCGGGGATGGCGCGGCGCGTTCTTGAGGAGGGGCTCTCGAGGATGCCCCGCCACGTGCAGCTTAATCTGATGTATGTGAATAATCTGATCGCGGCCGCCGACATGCGCGGGGCGCTTGCAAGGGCGGAGAAACTTGCCGCCCGGAATCCCCAGGAATATCACTACTTCGCGCTGGCGGGCGATCTGTGCCGGAAGGCGGGGGACCAGGGGAAAGCCCTGGAGTGGTACAGGAGCGCCTATGAGGTGAGGAGCGACGGGCCTGGCGCGAAAATGAACTATGTGAAGGCGCTGCTGGCGTGCGGCAGGGCCCGGGAGGCCCTCTCCGTGCTTGACGGGGGGACGACAGGCGCGGCCGTGCCCGGGGAGCGGGAGGCAAGGGAGGACGCTATGGAGCTTGAGGAAGTAGCGAAGGACATGGAAAAGGGGGACTGGCTTGTGAAGGCGCGGCTTGGCTCCGGGGCCATGGCGCCCCTGGTGCTCACGGTGCTCCGCGTTCCCCTCGCCGGTGCGGCAGGCCTCGAGGCTCTCGCGCCCGTCGCCGGGGAGGAGGCGGCCCGGCGAGGCTTCGAAAGCGCGGCGCTCATCGTGAGGGGCGCAGAAGTGCCTGCGGCACTTCTGAGGACGGGTCGGCAGCTGATGCACCCGGGAGAGAGAAGGAGTTTTTAGGGAAAGGGAGAATGTCTCGGTGCGGGAATCACGGCTAGACTATTCTGGCCCGTGATTCCTATTTTTTTTCAGGAGGTGGACCTATGGTGTCCCACATTGTGACGATTTCGCAGGAGGAGCTTGAAGAGCTTGAAAATATTGACGTGGGCGGCGGCAGGAGAAAAGAGGAGCAGCCCGTGACGAGGGAGGAGCTCAAGAGCCTTCTTGAGGAGGTGATGGAGTCCCGATCCATGCAGCTCATGAAGCCTGTGGAGCAGCAGGCCCTCTTTATCGCCGGCAGGCTCTCCCAGGAGAACAGGGAGCTCCACGAGCGGATCGAGGCCATCAGGGAAGAGAACGTGGCGCTCAGGGACAAGCTCAAGTGCCTGCCTGCCCCTGCCGAAGAGGTGACGCAGGTCATGAAGGTGAGGGAGCGGGAGGTGCAGAGCCTCAGGGAGGAGAAGGCGGCTCTCGAGGCGGCCCTCTCTGCCGAGAAGGGGAGCACCGAGAAGACGTCTCAGGATATCGCCGAGCTCAGGGCGGCCCTTGACGAGGAGGCGACAAAAAAGACGGCGCTCATCAGCGACCTGGAGCTGAGGCTTGCCGAGGAGAAGGAGCGCCTCAGGAGCATCAAGGCCCGCGAAGAGATGCTTGCCGACAAGGCAAGGCAGGGCGACGCCCTCGTCGTTGAGCTCGAGGAGCGGATCAAGGAGGTCTTCCTCGAGGAGGGCCGTGTGAGGGCCGAGCTCAAGGCGCAGTGGGAAAAGTCGATCATGCAGCTTCGCGAGAAGCTGCGCGAGGAGGAAGAGGCCAAGGCGCGCCTCCGCGATGAATGGCACCACGCCGCGACGCAGCTCCAGGAGATGAAGCGGCCCTGGTGGAAGAAAGTGGCGGGCCTCAGGATATTCTGAAGGTATGCCACCGCGGCCTTCCTCACCGTCCCGGGATTTTCAATGCTCCTGGGCCGGAAGGCGGGGGGGGGCCGGCTATGACGGCGGTGAGGTGAGGGCTTCTTCGATAAGGGCGGTAAAGCGCCGGCCTTCATGATCCCATGTGTACCGGGGTGCGGCCCTCAGGCACGATTCCCGCGCAGAGGTGAGGGCCCCGTCCCGGCAGAGGAGATCGTTGACGGCAGAGGCGATGGCGCCTGCAGTGGAGAGATCGGCAAGAAAGCCGGTGCCCTCGCGGTCGATGAATTTTTTCAGCTCCTCGAGGCGCCTCTCGGCGAGGACGGGAAGGCCGGCCTGGAGAAACTCGAAAAGCTTGTTGGGCGTGCAGAAGCGCGTGTTGAGATCGATGGGCTCATAGGGGATGATGCCGAGAGACGCCGAGGCCGAATGGGAGAGAAGCTCATGCTGGCTCACGGCCTCAAGGAAATGGACTCTGCCCTGCCCATGGCGCTCCGCGAGGCTTTTGAGGGACGCGCCGTAGTCGCCGAATCCCAGCAGCACCAGGTGGATGTCCCCGTGGAAAAGGGCGGCGCTTTTTACGAGGTTTTCGAGGTTGCGCCCGGGGAGAAATCCCCCCTGGAAGAGAAGGATCTTTGCCCCGGGAGAGAGGGAGAGCTTTTCCCTGAGAAGGTCGTAGCGCGTTGCGGCATCGAAGCCCCCTGGCGGGTCGGTGCAGTTGTATATGACGGAGGGTTTTTCTATCCGGTAGCGCTCGGCGAAGAGAGAGGCGAGGGACTCGTTGACGGTGATAACCTTACGGGCCTTGGTGATGAGGGCCTTCTCGGCCTTCCCGGCGGCGAGGGCCTCAAGGGGCGAGAGGATCGTCTGGCCTGTATAGAACTCGTGGGCGTCATACACGAGAGGGACGCCGCGCTGCACTGCGGCGCGCCAGGCAGGGGGAAGCATGGGGAGATCGCATGCCACGTACAGGTGGGCCTCCTCAATAAGGGCTTTCTCGCAGTAAGAGGCGTCATAGGGGTGGACCCTCAGCTCCTCGGGCCGCTTCAGGAGCTGCGCCGCGTGGAAGAGGGTGTAGTAAGTCTTCCGGAGGGTCTTCCTGAGGAAGGGAAAGGAGCCCAGAGCCTTCTTGAGGGGGTCCTTGAGGGCGGGAAGGCCCGACGCCACGCCGGCAAGGACGTTCTTTATGGCGATGCCGGGGTACGACGGGTCTTCCGGGCGGCCGGCGCCCAGATCGGCAAGGATGACCGCCTCATGGCCCCGCGCCACGAGGCTCCGGGCTTCAAGCACGATGCGGCGGTCAACGATGGTGTCGGGCGTGAGAAAGACGATTTTCATAAGAAGAGGGGAATTCGCGGCGGTCCTTACCCTTCCCTCTGAGGGGAAAAGGGAAGGCGGGGAGAATACTCTGAAGGGGAGAGAAACGACAGGGAGCACAGGGGATTCTGAAAATGAGCGATATGACTTCCCTCTCAATGGAGGGTGCCACCCGGGAGGCGCAGAGGGGCGAAACGATGACCGCCATGAGGAAATTAGGCATCGCCTTTCTCATAGGGATTGCGGTCATCGACTGGGGGCGGGTCGCGGTGCACCTCTCCTCACAGATAACCTTCACGCTGGGCGGCACGGCGCGGAACGTCATGATCCCTCTTTTTCTCGTCTTCTGCTTCATGACGGCCTTTAAGAAGCGGAGAGCCCTTTCCACGAAAGGGCTCGGGCCCCTAGCCGCATTCTGCGGCTATGCAGGGCTCTCGATCCTGTGGAGCCGCGGGTACGATTTCTGGTTTTTCGTGAATATGATCGTGCCGGGGTTTCTTGCCCTGCTTATGGCGCGGGCCCTCATGGAAGAGGACCGGGGCTTTCTCTGGGGGAAGCTCCTGCCGGTGTTCTGCCTTGGCCCCCTCCTCATCGTGGCCAGGGGGCTCATTGATTCGCCGGGCCACCTCCTCTCGATGGGCGAGCTTGACTCGCCTTTCGAGCAACACACCCTCATCGCGATGAATCTGTTGTTTATGATACCCCTTATCGTGGCGCGCCTCATCGATGACAAGGGGAGAATGTCTTTTTACGGCATTGCCCTGGTGCTCACGATCATGGGCGTGGTGCTCTGCGGCTCCCGCGTGGGGCTTGTGACGCTCGTCCTTGTGATAGTGCTCCTCATCGGGAGTTTTGCGTCGAAGCAGACGCGCCTCATCGGCGCCGGGGCCCTCGTGCTCGTCGTGGTCTTCTTCCTCGCTTTCCCGGTGACTCACCAGCGCTTCGTGGGGCTCCTCTCCCTGGGTGATGATCCGTATTTGATTACAAGGACGCGTATCTGGGACATGACATGGGATTTTACGAAAGAGCATCTCCTGCTGGGCGTGGGCTTCTCACCCGACACGTTCCGTGCCCTTGGCGCCGGGCGCTTCGGGAGCGACATGTTTTTCTATGAGCATCCCCACAACGTGGTGCTCCAGGTCCTCTCGTTCCTGGGGATACCAGGCCTGGTGCTTTTCGGGTGGCTTGCCGTGAGCACGGGGAAGAAGGTGGCGGCCATCATCAGGTCGGCGGAAGGGGAAGAGGGGCACATGGGAAAAGCGCTCGCAGTGAGCTTCCTTGGGTTTCTTTTTATGAACCTGGT comes from the Candidatus Eremiobacterota bacterium genome and includes:
- a CDS encoding fused MFS/spermidine synthase; protein product: MGHRAARTEREVLFLVTSCFFFSGMCGLIYQVLWTRTLSLIFGHTTFAVSTVITAFLGGLALGSALIGRWADREEVLRKAVGRGSASPALAAYGAIEVLVGVYCLFTPLLFKGVEAVYLKYAGLPFFALSMLRFGLCLVVLLFPTCLMGGTLPLLARFFIRREGEVGKGLGFLYFINTAGAVAGTVAAGFFLIPAVGTTATLMAAATVNIGIGAFVTVSGRRGIGSSGEDGVRGGVAAAPGSLDEAGGEALPGEGGEPRGAWRSWLFIGVFAAAGFASMVYEVAWTRAISLAIGSTTYAFSTMLATFLSGIALGSLIFSRLAARRAFSFRSFGWTEAAIGVASAVTIPLLGALPLLFLKVFPLVERSYALLCAADFMLCFFVMIVPTTLMGIAFPLAGKLTTRHLSSLGRSIGTIYAINTLGCIIGAFCAGFLLIPGAGIQKSLVTAVLINVVGGLAVLWAYEKRTMLRVAACIAALAAFPAAALIPPWNEAVMSSAPSVYARFYGQGKVDFNTCERQYVVFQRDGISSTVSVYKIDRQLFLRVNGKTDASTRGDMATQVLLGYLPAFYHRAPERAFVIGLGSGMTMRALLDIPSVKEVTCAEIEPAVIEAHRYFAPYVRHPLEDPRSAVVVADGRNSLMASEREYDVIVSEPSNPWIAGVANLFSKDFFEVCRRKLTADGVLCAWIHAYYMDPADFRMIVATLGSVFPHTAVWRGTRSDFLLIAGKQPLVFDYDGYAALFASSEAFRASLGGIGIKSPDALLAHFVLGGGELSEAYRAARINCDEYPFLEFSAPKSLYMETVDQNVGDLYAQKEELLPAMRGGPAQGGLSAYFYEKFNEMTADSVPGMARRVLEEGLSRMPRHVQLNLMYVNNLIAAADMRGALARAEKLAARNPQEYHYFALAGDLCRKAGDQGKALEWYRSAYEVRSDGPGAKMNYVKALLACGRAREALSVLDGGTTGAAVPGEREAREDAMELEEVAKDMEKGDWLVKARLGSGAMAPLVLTVLRVPLAGAAGLEALAPVAGEEAARRGFESAALIVRGAEVPAALLRTGRQLMHPGERRSF
- a CDS encoding nucleotidyltransferase domain-containing protein produces the protein MRYSSAVPYAMDFVSFVLEHLEPERIEAIRAVILFGSGARGELRKKSDIDIFFEASGELSALESEIERYAEDFYASVKYRDYWKLKGSTQHFSCHVGNADVWKSLYPALVADGIVLYGKYASSDAQGKTGVLFFWDTAPTYNKRINLFRTLYGYRARGKTYPGLLGKAGGEKLTRGCILVPLESHKIIDEFFKKLGVAAKKLFAAFY
- a CDS encoding DUF202 domain-containing protein → MEEREHPATGIGGRIKKDLVVREQLAYERTVLANERTLLAYLRTALAFFAAGVTFLHFFPGAVMGMIGWGFVGAGLGLFITAPLRYRAVGKIMKSHCAGMARPEPGEER
- a CDS encoding O-antigen ligase family protein, with product MSDMTSLSMEGATREAQRGETMTAMRKLGIAFLIGIAVIDWGRVAVHLSSQITFTLGGTARNVMIPLFLVFCFMTAFKKRRALSTKGLGPLAAFCGYAGLSILWSRGYDFWFFVNMIVPGFLALLMARALMEEDRGFLWGKLLPVFCLGPLLIVARGLIDSPGHLLSMGELDSPFEQHTLIAMNLLFMIPLIVARLIDDKGRMSFYGIALVLTIMGVVLCGSRVGLVTLVLVIVLLIGSFASKQTRLIGAGALVLVVVFFLAFPVTHQRFVGLLSLGDDPYLITRTRIWDMTWDFTKEHLLLGVGFSPDTFRALGAGRFGSDMFFYEHPHNVVLQVLSFLGIPGLVLFGWLAVSTGKKVAAIIRSAEGEEGHMGKALAVSFLGFLFMNLVEGGFNSCRMMLTLFIGLALVEYLVSLQAAAGGGDEALRAPPRECPP
- a CDS encoding radical SAM protein, coding for MKVLLVNPSLDPREYKNPVAQALFTNAMPLGICYLGAVLERERIDVVLLDAAAERLSHEEVLEFVRKHGIDVVGITSTTNGFFRAVGLARVLKEYGGASFPVMLGGPHVTDMPHHAMSFECFDYGVMGEGEETIVELLSVIAGKRAAAETEGIIYHEEDKVVFTPKRPLIQDLDTIPFPARHLLKNLDVYHSLLVDVKYLPKMSIVANRGCPFRCIFCSTASMGKKYRMPSPERYLEEIDLLKEQYGVREIFFVGSTFTASREHTDHFCDMLLSRGTNVAWTASTRVDVVDKELLVKMKKAGCWMVRLGIESGNDEVIRFIRKAITRERVREVAKMCDEIGMHAKGFFMLGHLPDTKETIDDTIAFALSLPLTEVTVQLNTPLPGTPQYDLAPLYGSFKAGEFSEFNFFEPVFVPKGLTKEYLVRKQRELYRRFYLKPGTIRKHLDKLRSPYARKSYMQALGLFIHLTLTNRASS
- a CDS encoding cyclic nucleotide-binding domain-containing protein, producing MKKSGPSPTPKPQKKGRAETPTTSPVGVAHLALEEKISLLKETDIFCGFSERELKELCALIEMKHYPRGFTLFEEGSAGGEMFIVITGSVAISTDSPSFGRVIHVELKKNNFFGEMSLLDDRPRSARAVMLKEGLLISINKQNFRRLIKKFPQFSINLMSTLCERLRKANGLLSQLGEHLART
- a CDS encoding glycosyltransferase yields the protein MKIVFLTPDTIVDRRIVLEARSLVARGHEAVILADLGAGRPEDPSYPGIAIKNVLAGVASGLPALKDPLKKALGSFPFLRKTLRKTYYTLFHAAQLLKRPEELRVHPYDASYCEKALIEEAHLYVACDLPMLPPAWRAAVQRGVPLVYDAHEFYTGQTILSPLEALAAGKAEKALITKARKVITVNESLASLFAERYRIEKPSVIYNCTDPPGGFDAATRYDLLREKLSLSPGAKILLFQGGFLPGRNLENLVKSAALFHGDIHLVLLGFGDYGASLKSLAERHGQGRVHFLEAVSQHELLSHSASASLGIIPYEPIDLNTRFCTPNKLFEFLQAGLPVLAERRLEELKKFIDREGTGFLADLSTAGAIASAVNDLLCRDGALTSARESCLRAAPRYTWDHEGRRFTALIEEALTSPPS